A part of Palaemon carinicauda isolate YSFRI2023 chromosome 8, ASM3689809v2, whole genome shotgun sequence genomic DNA contains:
- the LOC137645394 gene encoding uncharacterized protein, with the protein MGVRMRISSAHYPQSNRRAEAAIRTAKRTIQDNTRSDGSLDTDSFARTILQYRNMPLRDIDKSPAQLAMGRLLRDSVPMTKSYHKITEQWADIMIDREKMGKHLRNVKFRHDSSAKRLRPLQAGTTVAVQNVVSNAWGRIAKVVEMKGDRQYVIKLDGSGRISTRNRKHLREIRVQDFPPPTRSLSPADSCADPQPRRGTRKINPPSWHEDCIL; encoded by the coding sequence ATGGGGGTTAGGATGAGAATATCCTCAGCCCATTACCCCCAATCCAACAGGAGGGCAGAGGCAGCAATACGTACAGCAAAGAGAACCATTCAAGATAACACAAGAAGCGACGGAAGCCTCGACACAGATAGTTTTGCAAGAACcattttgcaatatagaaataTGCCCCTAAGAGACATCGATAAATCGCCGGCACAGTTAGCCATGGGACGACTACTCAGGGACTCAGTCCCCATGACTAAAAGCTATCATAAGATAACAGAACAGTGGGCAGATATTATGATAGACAGAGAGAAGATGGGTAAACACCTGAGAAATGTCAAGTTCCGTCATGATTCTAGTGCAAAGAGACTCCGCCCCTTGCAAGCTGGTACCACAGTAGCAGTGCAAAATGTTGTCTCTAACGCCTGGGGTCGTATTGCAAAAGTCGTTGAAATGAAAGGAGACCGCCAATATGTCATAAAACTAGATGGTAGTGGAAGAATATCAACGAGAAACAGAAAACATCTTCGGGAAATAAGAGTGCAGGATTTCCCCCCACCTACTCGCTCACTTTCCCCCGCTGACTCGTGTGCCGATCCCCAACCCAGAAGAGGGACCAGGAAAATAAATCCTCCGAGTTGGCATGAAGACtgtattttatga